Proteins encoded within one genomic window of Aerococcus viridans:
- a CDS encoding IS30 family transposase, whose protein sequence is MNPYTHLTMNERETIFLMYEQGETIGHISETLDRSKSTISRELHRNSNKDGSYSPSTAHGEYKRRKQLCGRHRTLDKDSIFQLVKRLFLNEQWSPEQISGRLNLENAKNKISYNTIYRAIYRGDFDEPGLSTGNRGAIRKLRHRGKTRHSKNHVERRGKIPISNTIHERPDSANERTEIGHWEADTVAGQTGKACLVTLVDRKSRLLLIGKSEKKASKPVVDQMIKLLQGIDSDFCKTITPDRGKEFSQHARLTEELNNTQIYFPDPHAPWQRGSNENTNGLLREYSPKGVDLTDATDEEIQGWATKLNTRPKKCLNWKTPYEIFYKTVLHLI, encoded by the coding sequence ATGAATCCATACACACATCTTACCATGAATGAGCGAGAAACAATATTCCTAATGTATGAACAAGGCGAAACTATCGGGCATATATCCGAGACCCTGGACCGTTCTAAATCGACTATCTCAAGAGAATTACATCGTAATTCAAACAAGGATGGCAGTTATTCACCGTCAACTGCTCATGGAGAGTATAAACGTAGAAAACAACTATGTGGCAGACATCGCACGCTAGATAAAGACTCTATTTTCCAGTTGGTCAAACGACTATTTCTCAACGAACAATGGTCTCCAGAACAAATTTCTGGTCGTTTGAACCTTGAAAATGCCAAAAATAAAATCAGTTATAATACTATCTATCGTGCAATTTATCGTGGCGACTTCGATGAGCCTGGTTTATCAACCGGTAATCGAGGCGCTATCCGTAAATTAAGACACAGAGGTAAAACACGCCATTCTAAAAATCACGTAGAGAGAAGAGGAAAGATCCCTATCTCCAATACGATTCATGAACGACCTGATAGCGCTAATGAACGAACTGAGATTGGTCATTGGGAAGCAGATACAGTTGCAGGTCAAACTGGTAAAGCGTGCTTAGTAACGCTAGTTGATAGAAAATCTAGGTTATTACTAATCGGTAAATCTGAGAAGAAAGCTTCTAAGCCGGTAGTTGACCAAATGATTAAATTACTACAAGGTATTGATTCTGATTTTTGTAAAACCATTACACCTGACCGTGGTAAAGAATTCAGTCAACACGCCCGATTGACTGAGGAATTAAATAATACGCAAATTTATTTTCCAGATCCTCATGCCCCTTGGCAAAGAGGATCTAATGAGAATACAAATGGACTCCTTAGAGAGTACTCACCGAAAGGTGTTGATTTGACAGATGCAACTGATGAAGAGATACAAGGTTGGGCAACGAAATTAAATACACGTCCCAAAAAATGTTTGAATTGGAAAACACCTTATGAAATCTTTTAT
- a CDS encoding helix-turn-helix domain-containing protein, whose translation MDLYDTIKEIAEEKGVSVYRIEKDLELSNGQISKWNKVTPYSITLYRVAQYLGVSIEDILEEGDTNGNA comes from the coding sequence GTGGATTTATACGACACTATTAAAGAAATAGCTGAAGAGAAAGGTGTTAGCGTTTATCGAATTGAAAAAGACCTTGAATTATCAAATGGACAAATTTCCAAGTGGAACAAGGTGACTCCTTATTCGATAACGTTATACAGGGTCGCTCAATATCTGGGAGTTTCAATAGAAGATATTCTGGAAGAAGGTGATACAAATGGAAATGCCTGA
- a CDS encoding helix-turn-helix domain-containing protein, with product MRIYDKVKDLAKARNISIAELERRLELSNGSISKWNTYMPNTEPLLKVANFFGVSTDELLDNVDTSKEKSQGLLAAHIADDVTPEEMEEILDYINYIKSKR from the coding sequence ATGAGAATTTATGATAAAGTCAAAGACCTTGCTAAAGCAAGAAATATTTCTATTGCAGAATTAGAAAGGCGTTTAGAATTATCGAATGGATCTATTTCTAAGTGGAATACATATATGCCAAACACTGAACCACTTCTAAAAGTGGCAAATTTTTTTGGTGTTTCTACTGATGAATTATTAGATAATGTCGATACCTCTAAAGAGAAATCACAAGGTTTACTAGCAGCACACATTGCTGATGATGTTACGCCTGAGGAAATGGAGGAGATACTAGACTATATTAATTACATTAAATCGAAAAGGTAG
- a CDS encoding ImmA/IrrE family metallo-endopeptidase, whose protein sequence is MSKYDNFEYIFKDDMPLKLFGYIDNETIYINNKISYEDKLATLMEEIGHYHMTVGDIVDYSDMKEKYKARLWSYEQLISVDKLKKYRHSFDPVHDYEIAEDFGLPVNIVVDAIRMYVVKDKI, encoded by the coding sequence ATGTCAAAGTATGACAATTTTGAATATATTTTTAAAGATGATATGCCCCTAAAGTTATTTGGTTATATTGATAATGAAACAATTTATATAAATAATAAAATTTCTTATGAAGATAAATTAGCGACTTTAATGGAAGAAATTGGACATTATCATATGACGGTTGGGGATATTGTAGACTACTCAGATATGAAAGAGAAATACAAAGCAAGATTATGGAGTTATGAGCAATTAATATCTGTTGATAAATTAAAGAAATATCGACATTCTTTTGATCCTGTTCATGATTATGAAATAGCTGAAGATTTCGGATTACCAGTTAACATAGTTGTTGACGCGATTAGAATGTACGTTGTGAAGGATAAGATTTAG
- a CDS encoding TM2 domain-containing protein: MSRKTYEPKTENFNARSNSIVDLADLDLQERDYVERKVSNDAKKPLVAWLLWFFLASFGGHRFYFGKIGSGFGMIAVTLFLSSWMFGIPTIIWFIYDAFQINKWLEQSRENVREDAVRTVLLMRK; this comes from the coding sequence ATGTCGAGAAAAACATATGAACCAAAAACAGAAAACTTTAATGCTAGATCGAACTCAATTGTGGATTTGGCTGACTTAGATTTACAGGAACGTGATTATGTAGAACGTAAAGTGTCAAATGATGCTAAGAAACCACTTGTAGCCTGGTTATTATGGTTCTTTTTAGCTAGTTTTGGAGGTCATAGATTTTACTTTGGAAAAATTGGTTCAGGGTTTGGGATGATTGCTGTGACGCTGTTTCTATCTAGTTGGATGTTTGGAATTCCAACAATTATTTGGTTCATATATGATGCATTCCAAATTAATAAATGGCTAGAACAAAGTAGAGAGAATGTTCGTGAAGATGCAGTCAGAACAGTGTTGTTGATGAGAAAATAA
- a CDS encoding DUF5067 domain-containing protein, producing the protein MKKLVLVGLSVFALAACGANESESAEESSTSTSQEVSVSEESSTESVAPEETTSSEWTFDGTVAEIEDVKVEITDYHVIPIGEPGNEYGESPVIAFWYDATNKSGDDINAMSAWMAIFTAVQDNDPNVINELEVASLPDEQYLDSQMETIKEGGTVSNAWGYYLTDETTPVTLIATQGIMGEEIGQHNFEIAE; encoded by the coding sequence ATGAAGAAATTGGTTTTAGTTGGTTTATCTGTGTTTGCGTTAGCTGCTTGTGGGGCTAATGAATCTGAAAGTGCTGAAGAATCATCTACTTCAACTAGCCAAGAGGTAAGTGTTTCTGAAGAAAGCAGTACTGAAAGTGTAGCACCTGAAGAAACGACTTCTTCAGAATGGACGTTTGATGGCACTGTTGCAGAAATTGAGGATGTAAAAGTAGAAATCACTGATTATCATGTTATTCCTATTGGAGAACCAGGTAATGAATATGGTGAGTCACCAGTAATTGCTTTTTGGTACGATGCAACTAATAAGTCTGGAGATGATATCAATGCAATGTCAGCATGGATGGCTATTTTTACGGCAGTTCAAGACAATGACCCAAATGTTATAAATGAATTGGAAGTTGCTTCTTTACCTGATGAACAATACTTAGATAGTCAGATGGAAACAATTAAAGAAGGTGGAACAGTTTCTAACGCTTGGGGATATTACTTAACTGATGAAACTACACCAGTAACCCTAATTGCCACTCAAGGCATTATGGGCGAAGAAATTGGCCAACACAATTTTGAAATAGCGGAATAG
- a CDS encoding DUF6414 family protein — MKDYIYLDTELLNSNLAQAYEGLPIKSSNEEQLSNNNSTTSNHDVHGDVSVMPAGVGTSFGGKISNSESEGLTESQKDVLESAFHDYAVDLLIEKFSSNDDLVSNKSELKVGDMFQLSGNFKIIDFEYLAQVSDITEIEGIINPEQTEFYQIQAQINLLYKQKGKNNITRIKQLEKQRDGLLEKFSESTTPFKIINDLSEFSKKLYPETIIFKMDNLIILLDKKYLRNNVSQINALSFSNRKAVILGLTISKVDSVWSQDKKIEDIQPNNIGSIPSIISDIILSSFDLISVNDYYVKPIAVYFE; from the coding sequence ATGAAAGACTATATTTATTTAGATACTGAGTTACTTAATTCAAACTTAGCTCAAGCATATGAAGGACTACCCATAAAATCATCTAATGAAGAACAACTTTCTAATAACAATTCTACTACATCTAATCATGATGTACATGGAGATGTAAGCGTAATGCCGGCCGGGGTAGGAACTTCATTTGGAGGAAAGATTAGTAATAGCGAATCTGAAGGTTTAACCGAGAGTCAAAAAGACGTATTAGAAAGTGCGTTTCATGATTATGCGGTCGACTTATTAATCGAAAAATTTAGTTCCAATGATGATTTAGTATCAAATAAATCCGAGTTGAAAGTTGGAGATATGTTTCAATTATCTGGAAATTTTAAAATAATTGATTTCGAATATCTTGCACAGGTTTCAGATATAACTGAAATTGAAGGCATTATTAACCCTGAACAAACAGAGTTTTATCAAATACAAGCTCAAATTAATTTGCTGTACAAGCAAAAAGGCAAAAATAATATTACACGTATTAAACAGTTAGAAAAACAAAGAGATGGTCTACTTGAAAAATTTTCTGAAAGTACTACCCCTTTTAAAATCATCAATGACTTAAGTGAATTCTCAAAAAAATTGTATCCTGAAACTATAATATTTAAAATGGACAACTTAATTATCTTACTTGATAAAAAATACTTAAGAAATAATGTTAGTCAAATTAATGCACTATCCTTTTCTAATAGAAAGGCAGTCATTTTAGGATTAACTATCTCAAAAGTAGACTCTGTATGGAGCCAAGATAAAAAAATAGAAGATATTCAACCAAATAACATTGGTTCAATTCCTTCTATAATTTCTGATATTATTCTATCGTCATTTGATTTAATTAGTGTTAATGACTACTACGTTAAGCCTATTGCTGTTTACTTCGAATAA